The genomic interval TGATTTGACTTTAAATTTTTAAAAACAATATTTTTAAACTCTCTACATTCTTCCATATAAGAACAATAAGAATAATCTATAATATCTACTTTATTATCTAAGGCAAATCTAATATCTTCTAAATCCTTTTCGCTTACACCCCAATTTTTCCTATCTAAATTAGGAAGATTACATCCCTTTTCTTTTCTAACTACTCCACCTAATTTAACTTTAGTCTTTATTAACCCATTGTTATTGCTTATTACTATAAATTCCATAGTGGCATCTTTCATATATATCTTTTTAAAAGTATTATTGTATATAAACTTATTTTTTATATTTAAAGGTATAAGTTTATTTCTATCAATATTTTTAAGATAAACATCATAAGTTTCCTCTGAACAAAAATAAACTAAATCACCTGTATTAACTTTAAATGTTCCATATATATTATTAGCTACCCTAATCTTATTTCCCTGTAAGTCTAAAAGAATTTTTACATTCTTATGATTGCTTCTTATGTAATCTATACAGCATTCTACATCTCTATGCTTGCCATGGGATAGATTCATCCTAATTATATTGCCTCCACCTTTTACTATGTTATCTATTTTATTGAAGATTTCATTTTTGCTCTGTTCACTTTTGCTTAAAAATCTGGTGTTTATACTGCCTATAATATCCATAACTTCCCCCATAAATATTGCTACTCATTGATTTATATGCATAATAAGCTTTAAATATTATTTATATATCTTATCAATTAAAAACACTTAACATAATAACATTTATTACTACTGAGTTTATCCGTAAAAATACTTAGTATAATCATAAAAAGTTTCTTAAGAAAACTATAATTAAAGAAGTTCTGTCAATAAACTGTAAACTCTCTGTTTAAGTCTTGATAAAACTTCTTTAAAGCAAGGCTATATTTAAACTACTGTTAATTTTAAGTATATATCTTAAAATTAATATTAACTTAAAATAAAGCTTAAAGCAAAATATGGATAACTAAACCTATTAATTAAAGAAATAAGATTAGCTTACTTCTTTAATTATTTTATATAGTGCATCTGCTAATTTTTCTTTATTTATACTATCTACTTCAGTATCACTTATATTTATAATTAAGCATAAAGAATCTAAATTTTTTACTAAATATAATCCTTTTCCACTTTTGATACTTATCTGTGAAAGGCCTATATAATCAACCATTTCTTCTAAGTTTAAGGATACAACACGCCTAAGAATTTGATCATCCCCTAAAATTTCTATTCTCTTATCTTCTCCTATGCTCTTAGTTATTCTTATAAATATATCTGCCTTTGTATTATTAGATAATAAAACTTTCTTAAAAAAACTTTCTCCTAAGCAACACTCTTCATTAAAACAATCTATAGTAAGATCTCCTTCTTCCTTTAATTTTTTTATTAATACTTTTCTTAAATAGGAGTCATTTATATCTAATGCATATTTCACTATAAATCACCACCTTAATTCTAAGGACAATTGTAATATATATTATTCATTTTCTTAAAAAAAGTTCTACTAAAAACATAAGTTTCATAAATTAAACTGAAGGAGGTGATAAATTTGATGAAAAAAATTACTAAAATATTTTTAATAACCCTATGTTTTTCTCTTCTTTTAATTTCATGTTCTAAAATTAATATTCCTTCTAAGGAAAAACCTTCTTTAAACTATCACACTAAAAATTTAAGTGAACTAGTTTCTAAGAATAATATAAAAATCAGATTATTAGATATGAATATTTATAGTGAAGTAATTGTTGATAATGAAGATGTAAGAATTATTGATGACTTATTAAAAAGCTTAAAAGATTCTAACTTTATAAATGAGGAACCTTTACCTAATAAACCCTTATATAAAATTTTTATAGATTTAAATAGCGAAAAGTATGTAATAGATATTTATGGAGATGATTTAATAACCCTTTATCCTTGGGACAGTGATGTAAGGAAGGATTACTTAAGTTTAAAAGACATTCCTAATTCCTTTAAATTAGAACCATTTTGCCAGTATGTGTTTAATAAAAAACAATAAAAAAAGATATAGGATTTAGTAGTGATTTATACTAAATTCTATATCTTTATTAATAATAGATTGTTTATATTTATTTGTTTTTGTTTAATTCTTCTAAAAGTTCAAATACACGCTTCCTATATAAGGGATGAATCTTATATGGAGCAATTTCATTTAATGGCTCCAAAACAAAACTTCTTTCATGCATTCTTGGATGTGGAAGTATGATATCTTCATCTTCACTTACTAAATCGTTAAAAAATATTACATCTAAGTCTATAGTTCTAGGACCCCACTTAATCTTTCTCTCTCTTTTAAGCTTTTGCTCTATACTTAATAAAAACTTGATTAATTCCTTAGGGTTTAAAAGAGTTTTTATTTTGCAAGCACCATTTAAAAATTCATCCTGCTCAGTATATCCCCAAGGTTCTGTCTCAATTAAATTAGATTTTTTTATAATTTCAGTATGATAAGCCTTATTTATTTCATTTAAAGCTTCTTCTATATAATATTTTTTATCTCCTATATTAGACCCATATGAAAGGTATGCCTCGTTCCATCCTCTCTCTATTTCTATAGATACAGTATCTAAACTTCTTAATATAGGTGCCCATGGTTTCTTTAAAGAAACCTTCACTTTTTTAACAAGAGAGTATTCTAATAATATAAACTCACTTAATTTTTCTGCTGCAGTTTCTATTAAATCATAGCTTTGCTTTTTAAACTCTTCCTCAACCTTATGTGCAAGTTCTCCATAATGAACAGATTTACTTAAATCTCCAGTAACTCCAGCCTCTCTAGTATCTAAGAAAAGTTCTATGCTTAAAACAAATTTTTGTCCAAGTCTCTTCTCCTCTTCAAAGACTCCATGATTACCAAAAACCTCAAAATCTTTAATAATAATTTTATCCATGAAAATTAACTCCTATCTTCTTACCATAGCATCAGTCATAAGGGCAGTTCTCTTATTTTCTAAAACATCATGAACTCTTACAAATTCGCACCCTTTAATTATTCCAAGAGTAGTTGTAGCTAAAGTCCCTTCTAATCTTTCATCTGTTGGAAGATTTAAAGTATTACCTATTACTGATTTTCTTGATGTTCCTAATAAAACTGGGTAATCCATATTGCAAAACTCATCTAATCTATTTAATACTTCTAAGTTTTGATCATAATCCTTTGCAAAACCTATACCTGGGTCTAAAATTATATTTTCTTTCTTAACTCCAGCATCTAGGGCTATCTTTATACATTCTTCCATATCAGATTTCATAGTTTCTATGATGTCATCACCATATTCATTATCATTTCTATTGTGCATTATGCAACAAGGTACTCCATATTTAGCAGCCACAGTAGCCATATATTTATCCTTTTTAAAACCCCATACATCATTTATTAAATCTGCACCTGCTTTTATAGCTTCCTCTGCCACTCTTCCCTTATATGTATCAACTGATATAGGTATATCAAATTTTTCTCTTAAGGCTTTTATTACAGGTACTACTCTATTTAGTTCCTCTTCTTCTCCTACTGGGGTATGAGTTGGTCTTGTTGACTCTCCTCCAATATCTATTATATCAACACCATCATTAATCATCTTCTCAGCTCTCTTTAGAGCTAACTCAATATCATTATATTTTCCACCATCTGAAAATGAATCTGGAGTCACATTTAAAATTCCCATTATGTATGTTCTTTTTCCTATTTCAAACTCTTTATTTCCTATTTTCACAAAAGTTCCCCCTTAAATAATTATGTCTAAATTCTTTTTTTCTTTGCTCCACTTACAAAGTTTTTCAGCATTACATAAAAAACAGCTTCTTGATTTTTTATCAGCTAAGTAAATAATTTTATCTAATCCTTCTGCTTCACTATTTCTGTGATTTAAAATTCCACTTAAAATAATCTCTATTTCCTCTTTATTAAAATCACATTCCTTTAAAATATCCAAACTCAATTTATAAGAAGCTTTATTATGTTTTTCTCCACCTTCATATTCTACCCATCGTCCTATATCATGGAGAAGTCCTATTGCATATATAATTTCCTTAGATACATTCATATTTTCCTCTAAGACCATTATGTAGGCAATTCTTGATACATCTAAAAAATGCTCTAAGTTATGTTTGCAAAAAATCCTATCCTTTTCACAGAAAGAATTCTTATTTAAATAGTCTTTATACTTACTATTATTAAGTATCTTATTTATTCTCTCCATAATAAACACCTCAAAGAATTAAGATCTACATAGAAATCATTCTAAAAACATCATTTTTTAAGCTTTCATCTTCTAAAAACTTTCCTCTATAAGTTGTTGTTACTGTTTTTGCACCTGGTTTTCTAACACCTCTCATGGTCATACACATATGTTCACCTTCTACAACTACCATTACACCTTGTGCATCTAAGTATTCCATTATAGAATCAGCTATTTCCGTTGTAAGCCTTTCTTGAAGTTGTGGTTTTTTTGAATAAACCTCAACACATCTAGCAAGTTTAGATAAACCTACAACCCTTCCATTTGGTATATATGCTATATGAACTTTTCCATAGAAAGGAACTAAATGATGCTCACACATAGAATAGAAAGTTATATCCTTTTCTAAAACAAGATCATTGCTATGAACTTCAAAAGTTTTACTTAAATGATCCTTTGCATTCATTCCTATGCCTGAAAATATTTCTTCATACATTCTTGCAATTCTATCTGGAGTTTCTATTAAACCCTCTCTATTAACATCTTCTCCTATTGCTTCAAGTATTAGTTTCATTCCTTCTTTTATCTTATCTTTATCGATCATTTTGCCCTCCATATTTAAAAGCTTATAATAGAACTTTCATATTTACTTTTTATTTCTTCTATTAAGTCTTTTTCCCCAAAAAATTCTTCTTCAAATTGACTTACTCTCATTATTCCAAGAAGAGAATTACTTATAAAAATCCCTTCACTATTTCTTAAGTCTTCTATATTATAACATCCTTCTTCAACTTGAAAGTTATTCTTTATCCATCCTCTAATTATTCCATCTAAAAGACCACAGCTAACCTTTGGAGTACATATCTTATTATTCTTAATAAAATATATATTACTAGTAGCCCCCTCTGTTAGCTCTTCTCTTTCATTTAAAAATATCACTTCATCAAAGCCTTCATCTTTAGCCTTTTCCTTTTCCATAATATTTTCAATATAGCAAGTGCTCTTTAAATAAGTTAATTTAGAGGTTCTATTTCTTCTTACTTCACTAAGTTTTAGAGAAAATCCTCTATTGTAATCTTCTATGCCATAAGGAATATCTCTAGTTGAATAAATTATATTTTTTTCAGTAAGAGTTATTTTTAAAGCCTTATTTCTTATTTTTTCATTTTTAATAAACTCTCTTAATTCCTCTTCATTAATATTAAAAGGAATATTTAAATTTAAACATCCATCTTTTAGTCTTTCTAGATGTTCCTTTAAAAACACTCCATTATTTAATACAAGTATAGTTTCAAAAATTCCCCGTCCAAAAAAAACAGAAGAATCTATGGTAAGTGAACATTTCTTAACCATACTATAACCTTTTTTATTTTCTCCTATATAAATCACTTTATATCACAACCTAATTATAATACTCTCATTAAAGCCTTTGCCTTATCTAAAGTTTCCTCATATTCCATCTCTTCTTCTGATTCAATAGTTATTCCTCCACCTACTCCAAAATAGGCCTTATTATCTTTTGCTAATATAGTTCTTATTACTATATTAAAATCACAATTTCCTCTTAAATCAAAATAACCTATGGCCCCAGTATATATCCCTCTTCTAAGGCCTTCTAGTTCCTCTATTATCTCCATACTTCTTATTTTAGGAGCACCTGTTATAGAACCTCCTGGAAAACATTCTCTTATACATTTTACAGAACTAACATCTTCCTTTAGTTCTCCTATAACTGTAGAAACTAAGTGAAATACTGTAGCATATTCCTCTAATTTAAATAATTCTGTAACCTTAACAGAAAAAGGTTTGCACACCTTACTTAAGTCATTTCTCTCTAAATCAACAATCATTAAAAGCTCTGACTTATCCTTTTCACTATTTAAAAGTTCTTTTTTATTCTTTTCATCTTCTAATTTATCTTTTCCTCTTGGTCTTGTGCCTTTAATTGGTCTTGTTTCAACCTTATTATTAAACACCTTTAAAAACCTTTCAGGAGAAGAACTTATAATTTGAAAACCTTCTAAATTTAAATAACAGGAAAAAGGGGCTTTATTTATACTTCTTAAACTTATATATGTATCAAAAGGATCAGAATTAAAATCACAGGAAAATCTCTGTGTTAGGTTTGCAATATATGTATGCCCTTCTTTTATGTACTCTTTAACCTTTTTTACTGAATTTATATATTCTTCTCTTGAAAAATTTGAAGTAAACTCAGTATTTTTATCTAAGCTGATATTTAAATTTATATACTTATCTTTTATTCTTTCATAAATATTAGCTATACTTTTTTCTGACTCTTCCTTAATTCCTAGGGCTGTTATATATGTTTTTTGATTTCTCAAATCAAATATTATTACATTATCATAAAATAAAAAATAACTATCTGGAATACACACATCATCCTTAGCACTTTTAGGCATATCTTCAATAACTCTTCCTATATCATAAGAAAAATAGCCCATAGCACCTCCTAAAAAAGGTATCTCACTATTATAATTTATTTTATATTCTAAAATAAGCTCTTCTAATTTTTCAAAAGGATCTCCTAAGACTAGTTTTTCATCTATAAAAATCTCATTTCCCTTAGAGCTAAACTTTTTAAAAGGATTTAATCCTATAAATGAATATAAAGAAAATTCGCTATCTTCCTTTGAACTATCTAAAAATATACTGTTTATTTCATCTTTAAATAAAGAATATACTTCATGTGGCTTAAGCTTATTTTCTATTTCCTTAATTTCAAAATTCAAATTACTCACCTTTCTATAATATTAAATTTCCTAGCATTATCAATAAAATTTTTAAGCATTTCATGGCCATATTCAGTTAAAACAGCCTCTGGATGAAACTGTACTCCTTCTATATTGTACCTTTTATGCCTTATGCCCATAACTACCCCATCATCACTTAAGGCAGTTATCTCTAAATCTTCTCCTAAAGAATTTCTATCAACTACTAAAGAATGATATCTAGTTACATTTATATTATTTTTGATTCCCTTAAAAATCCCTTTTCCGTCATGAGTTATTTTACTCACTTTTCCATGGACTGGAAAATCCCCTTTTTTTATTTTACTTCCAAAGGAATATCCAATACATTGGTGACCAAGACATACACCTAAAATAGGAATCTTCCCCTTAAATTCCTCTATAATATTTAAACATTCTTTCATATCCTTAGGTGCTTTAGGTCCTGGAGATATTATTATTCCCTCTGGA from Clostridium perfringens carries:
- a CDS encoding pyruvate kinase, producing MDIIGSINTRFLSKSEQSKNEIFNKIDNIVKGGGNIIRMNLSHGKHRDVECCIDYIRSNHKNVKILLDLQGNKIRVANNIYGTFKVNTGDLVYFCSEETYDVYLKNIDRNKLIPLNIKNKFIYNNTFKKIYMKDATMEFIVISNNNGLIKTKVKLGGVVRKEKGCNLPNLDRKNWGVSEKDLEDIRFALDNKVDIIDYSYCSYMEECREFKNIVFKNLKSNQFIPKLWGKIETNEGINNIKEVAKELDGIVIARGDLTAEIGILNVPIVQEKILYALKNENKSIIVATNVLSSIRNKQNKPTINELSDIYHFIRCGATGFMLTGETSTGENEEYVVTTLKNSIKYYEKLLSKIKKRSKRV
- a CDS encoding DUF4883 family protein, with protein sequence MMKKITKIFLITLCFSLLLISCSKINIPSKEKPSLNYHTKNLSELVSKNNIKIRLLDMNIYSEVIVDNEDVRIIDDLLKSLKDSNFINEEPLPNKPLYKIFIDLNSEKYVIDIYGDDLITLYPWDSDVRKDYLSLKDIPNSFKLEPFCQYVFNKKQ
- the folK gene encoding 2-amino-4-hydroxy-6-hydroxymethyldihydropteridine diphosphokinase, whose amino-acid sequence is MDKIIIKDFEVFGNHGVFEEEKRLGQKFVLSIELFLDTREAGVTGDLSKSVHYGELAHKVEEEFKKQSYDLIETAAEKLSEFILLEYSLVKKVKVSLKKPWAPILRSLDTVSIEIERGWNEAYLSYGSNIGDKKYYIEEALNEINKAYHTEIIKKSNLIETEPWGYTEQDEFLNGACKIKTLLNPKELIKFLLSIEQKLKRERKIKWGPRTIDLDVIFFNDLVSEDEDIILPHPRMHERSFVLEPLNEIAPYKIHPLYRKRVFELLEELNKNK
- the folP gene encoding dihydropteroate synthase yields the protein MKIGNKEFEIGKRTYIMGILNVTPDSFSDGGKYNDIELALKRAEKMINDGVDIIDIGGESTRPTHTPVGEEEELNRVVPVIKALREKFDIPISVDTYKGRVAEEAIKAGADLINDVWGFKKDKYMATVAAKYGVPCCIMHNRNDNEYGDDIIETMKSDMEECIKIALDAGVKKENIILDPGIGFAKDYDQNLEVLNRLDEFCNMDYPVLLGTSRKSVIGNTLNLPTDERLEGTLATTTLGIIKGCEFVRVHDVLENKRTALMTDAMVRR
- a CDS encoding HD domain-containing protein; amino-acid sequence: MERINKILNNSKYKDYLNKNSFCEKDRIFCKHNLEHFLDVSRIAYIMVLEENMNVSKEIIYAIGLLHDIGRWVEYEGGEKHNKASYKLSLDILKECDFNKEEIEIILSGILNHRNSEAEGLDKIIYLADKKSRSCFLCNAEKLCKWSKEKKNLDIII
- the folE gene encoding GTP cyclohydrolase I FolE, whose protein sequence is MIDKDKIKEGMKLILEAIGEDVNREGLIETPDRIARMYEEIFSGIGMNAKDHLSKTFEVHSNDLVLEKDITFYSMCEHHLVPFYGKVHIAYIPNGRVVGLSKLARCVEVYSKKPQLQERLTTEIADSIMEYLDAQGVMVVVEGEHMCMTMRGVRKPGAKTVTTTYRGKFLEDESLKNDVFRMISM
- a CDS encoding aminotransferase class IV; protein product: MIYIGENKKGYSMVKKCSLTIDSSVFFGRGIFETILVLNNGVFLKEHLERLKDGCLNLNIPFNINEEELREFIKNEKIRNKALKITLTEKNIIYSTRDIPYGIEDYNRGFSLKLSEVRRNRTSKLTYLKSTCYIENIMEKEKAKDEGFDEVIFLNEREELTEGATSNIYFIKNNKICTPKVSCGLLDGIIRGWIKNNFQVEEGCYNIEDLRNSEGIFISNSLLGIMRVSQFEEEFFGEKDLIEEIKSKYESSIISF
- the pabB gene encoding aminodeoxychorismate synthase component I, with the translated sequence MNFEIKEIENKLKPHEVYSLFKDEINSIFLDSSKEDSEFSLYSFIGLNPFKKFSSKGNEIFIDEKLVLGDPFEKLEELILEYKINYNSEIPFLGGAMGYFSYDIGRVIEDMPKSAKDDVCIPDSYFLFYDNVIIFDLRNQKTYITALGIKEESEKSIANIYERIKDKYINLNISLDKNTEFTSNFSREEYINSVKKVKEYIKEGHTYIANLTQRFSCDFNSDPFDTYISLRSINKAPFSCYLNLEGFQIISSSPERFLKVFNNKVETRPIKGTRPRGKDKLEDEKNKKELLNSEKDKSELLMIVDLERNDLSKVCKPFSVKVTELFKLEEYATVFHLVSTVIGELKEDVSSVKCIRECFPGGSITGAPKIRSMEIIEELEGLRRGIYTGAIGYFDLRGNCDFNIVIRTILAKDNKAYFGVGGGITIESEEEMEYEETLDKAKALMRVL
- a CDS encoding anthranilate synthase component II; this translates as MFLMIDNYDSFVFNLLRYFKELNEDIKIKRNDKITIEEIKRLNPEGIIISPGPKAPKDMKECLNIIEEFKGKIPILGVCLGHQCIGYSFGSKIKKGDFPVHGKVSKITHDGKGIFKGIKNNINVTRYHSLVVDRNSLGEDLEITALSDDGVVMGIRHKRYNIEGVQFHPEAVLTEYGHEMLKNFIDNARKFNIIER